In one Bradyrhizobium sp. 4 genomic region, the following are encoded:
- a CDS encoding L,D-transpeptidase has product MGKRAKRGKAETFAIPMAARVAIGAVAVGALGYGLLSRPANVQPARKPPAHEAQASSTPVYVATPVHASAPAPTPAPLPAPAPLVEPPKAADVPGALVRQVVDYASRQTPGTVIIDTKNTFLYFVLNDAQALRYGIGVGREGFTWSGEQTVARKAEWPDWHPPAEMVSRQPYLPRFMAGGPGNPLGARAMYLGETEYRIHGTNKPDTIGKRVSSGCIRLTNEDVVDLYDRVKVGAKVIVLPTTVARRPPQGAPADAAFRLPDPASPSNRPSASNAQMPSSGPKIAEAQ; this is encoded by the coding sequence ATGGGTAAGCGGGCCAAACGCGGAAAGGCGGAGACCTTCGCGATCCCGATGGCCGCGAGAGTTGCAATTGGCGCTGTGGCCGTTGGCGCGTTGGGGTACGGTTTGCTGTCCCGGCCGGCGAACGTGCAACCGGCACGAAAGCCGCCCGCGCACGAAGCCCAAGCGTCGTCAACTCCGGTCTACGTCGCAACGCCGGTTCATGCATCAGCTCCGGCTCCGACGCCGGCTCCGCTTCCGGCCCCGGCGCCTCTGGTCGAGCCGCCCAAAGCGGCCGACGTTCCCGGAGCATTGGTTCGGCAGGTGGTCGACTACGCCAGCCGCCAGACGCCGGGCACCGTGATCATCGATACCAAGAACACATTCCTCTATTTCGTTCTGAACGACGCGCAGGCACTGCGCTACGGCATCGGTGTTGGCCGCGAAGGTTTCACATGGTCCGGCGAGCAGACTGTGGCGCGTAAGGCAGAATGGCCGGATTGGCATCCGCCTGCGGAGATGGTCTCGCGTCAGCCCTACCTACCGCGGTTCATGGCAGGTGGCCCCGGCAACCCGCTCGGCGCGCGGGCGATGTATCTGGGCGAGACCGAATATCGAATTCACGGCACCAACAAGCCCGATACGATAGGGAAGCGGGTCTCGTCCGGCTGTATCCGACTGACCAATGAGGACGTCGTTGACCTCTATGATCGCGTGAAAGTCGGCGCCAAAGTGATCGTGCTTCCGACAACCGTTGCCCGTCGACCACCCCAGGGAGCGCCGGCCGACGCCGCTTTCCGATTACCGGACCCGGCATCGCCGTCGAACCGGCCCTCGGCAAGCAACGCGCAGATGCCGTCATCCGGACCGAAGATCGCCGAGGCCCAGTAA
- a CDS encoding ABC transporter substrate-binding protein, with protein sequence MTGLLRILLAFGITCGVLMPAGGAVAADAKRLNVVFVNPGKTGEVYWDMVSLTMQAAGRKLGAHVEVLTSERNYRTMQELGFGVVARSDKPDFLILSNEESAAVPIMEAAEAAGIRTLLLSNTLIGDDAARLGPPRQELKTWLGDITTDLQTAGARMANALIDAARAEKWQSPDGKIHILGIGGDEITPASIARNAGLKLAVDAAPDVVVDRMLFANWTRSEAEHVTTNYLSWAARKDIRPAGIWAGNDPMALGALRAVIAGGLTPGRNIQLVGLNWSEDALREIKAGRLLLTDGGHFLLGGWSIVLLRDYADGCDFADVSPRVEVKTSAITRDNLAAVDDLITTRAFDRIDFARFRAQTGHCGQYDFSIDALISSLTPLEGAAD encoded by the coding sequence ATGACCGGACTTTTGCGGATATTGCTGGCTTTCGGCATCACCTGCGGCGTTCTGATGCCGGCTGGCGGCGCTGTTGCGGCCGATGCGAAGCGTCTCAACGTCGTCTTCGTCAACCCGGGCAAGACCGGCGAGGTCTATTGGGACATGGTTTCGCTGACCATGCAGGCCGCCGGCCGCAAGCTCGGCGCGCATGTCGAGGTGCTGACCAGCGAGCGCAATTACCGCACCATGCAGGAGCTCGGGTTCGGCGTGGTCGCACGCAGCGACAAGCCCGACTTTCTCATTCTCTCGAACGAGGAATCGGCCGCCGTCCCGATCATGGAGGCAGCCGAGGCCGCTGGGATCAGGACGCTGCTGCTCTCGAACACGCTGATCGGTGACGATGCGGCGCGTCTTGGACCGCCGCGTCAAGAGCTCAAGACCTGGCTCGGCGACATCACGACGGATCTTCAGACCGCGGGCGCGCGGATGGCCAATGCCCTGATCGACGCGGCGCGTGCCGAGAAATGGCAGAGCCCGGACGGCAAGATCCACATTCTCGGCATCGGCGGCGACGAGATCACGCCGGCCTCGATCGCCCGCAACGCGGGCCTCAAGCTCGCGGTGGACGCCGCGCCGGACGTCGTGGTGGATCGGATGCTGTTCGCCAACTGGACGCGGTCGGAGGCCGAGCATGTCACCACGAATTATCTGAGCTGGGCCGCGCGCAAAGACATCCGGCCCGCAGGCATATGGGCCGGAAACGATCCGATGGCGCTGGGAGCGCTTCGCGCGGTGATCGCTGGCGGCCTCACGCCCGGGCGGAACATCCAATTGGTCGGCCTCAACTGGTCGGAGGATGCGCTGCGCGAGATCAAGGCGGGCCGCCTGCTTCTGACCGACGGCGGGCATTTCCTGCTCGGCGGCTGGTCGATCGTTCTGTTGCGCGACTACGCCGACGGCTGCGATTTTGCGGACGTATCACCCCGTGTCGAGGTCAAGACGTCCGCGATCACGCGTGACAACCTCGCTGCGGTCGACGACCTCATCACCACGCGCGCCTTCGATCGGATCGATTTCGCACGTTTCAGGGCCCAAACAGGGCACTGCGGCCAGTACGACTTTTCCATCGATGCGCTGATCTCGTCGCTGACGCCTCTGGAAGGCGCTGCCGACTGA
- a CDS encoding sulfite exporter TauE/SafE family protein: MAFLFVLIVGLIAGTISGIVGTGSSIMLMPVLVYAYGPKEAVPIMAVAAVMANFSRILAWWREVDWRACAAYSVTGIPAAVLGARTLLALPSHAVDLAIGVFLIAMVPVRHWLARHDLKANLWHLAIGGAVIGYLTGIVVSTGPLSVPLFLFYGLSRGAFLATEAASSLGLYAAKSVTFERFGALTGDVFVKGLIAGSSLMAGAFIAKRFVLRLKPEMFRVVMDAIMIAAGLSMLWNAAQP, translated from the coding sequence TTGGCTTTTCTCTTCGTCCTCATCGTCGGCCTCATCGCAGGCACCATTTCCGGCATCGTCGGCACGGGCTCGTCGATCATGCTGATGCCGGTGCTTGTCTATGCCTATGGGCCAAAGGAGGCGGTGCCGATCATGGCAGTGGCCGCCGTCATGGCCAACTTCTCACGAATCCTGGCCTGGTGGCGCGAGGTCGACTGGCGGGCCTGCGCGGCTTATTCGGTGACAGGCATTCCGGCCGCCGTGCTCGGCGCGCGGACGCTGTTGGCCCTGCCCTCTCACGCCGTCGATCTCGCCATCGGGGTCTTCCTGATCGCGATGGTGCCGGTGCGACACTGGCTGGCGCGGCACGATCTCAAGGCCAATCTCTGGCATCTGGCGATCGGCGGGGCTGTCATCGGTTATCTCACCGGCATCGTCGTCTCGACCGGCCCGCTCAGCGTCCCGCTGTTCCTGTTCTACGGCTTGTCCCGGGGCGCCTTCCTCGCGACCGAAGCGGCTTCTTCGCTCGGGCTCTATGCCGCGAAATCCGTGACCTTCGAACGGTTCGGCGCGCTGACCGGCGACGTGTTCGTCAAAGGCCTGATCGCTGGATCTTCGTTGATGGCGGGCGCCTTCATCGCCAAACGCTTCGTGCTGCGCCTGAAGCCGGAGATGTTCCGCGTCGTGATGGACGCGATCATGATCGCCGCCGGCCTCTCCATGCTGTGGAATGCGGCGCAGCCGTAG
- the alr gene encoding alanine racemase yields the protein MASDPKIIPQSGLLSAEANQAAALATFGGVLTVDLDAIIANWRKLEKTAVPAECSAVIKADAYGCGAEQVARALNKAGCKTFFVATIEEARKVRAAVPEPAIYVLGGYFQNTGEHYAQINCRPVIGDLNELAEWDVFCRRTGWTGGAAIHIDTGMNRLGLTLAEAQAIIPRINAGDHGITLVMSHLVSAEQLNSPVNAKQLAAFRGIASEFSGVPAALANSSGVFLGAPFQFDMVRPGAALYGVNPTPEADNPMQPVVDLKARIVQIRNIERGESVGYGGTWTARRPTKLAIIAVGYADGYFRAASSNDGTRGAEVIVAGKRCPVAGRVSMDLIAIDITDLPPNAARRGHMVTLLGEGITVDELAHHFGTIGYEVLTSLGRRYARIYKGGNVVEPLARPAPAQAVEQQTAAPPPVEPPASPPPLPG from the coding sequence ATGGCGTCCGACCCGAAAATCATCCCGCAATCCGGCCTTCTCTCCGCGGAGGCCAATCAGGCTGCCGCGCTCGCGACCTTCGGCGGCGTGCTCACCGTCGATCTCGACGCCATCATCGCCAATTGGCGCAAGCTCGAGAAGACCGCGGTGCCGGCCGAATGCTCGGCGGTGATCAAGGCCGACGCCTATGGCTGCGGCGCCGAGCAGGTCGCGCGTGCCCTGAACAAGGCCGGCTGCAAGACCTTCTTCGTCGCTACCATCGAGGAAGCGCGCAAGGTGCGCGCGGCGGTGCCGGAGCCTGCTATCTACGTGCTCGGCGGCTATTTCCAGAACACCGGCGAGCACTACGCCCAGATCAACTGCCGCCCCGTGATCGGCGATCTCAACGAGCTCGCCGAATGGGACGTGTTCTGCCGCCGGACCGGCTGGACCGGTGGCGCCGCCATCCACATCGACACCGGCATGAATCGGCTCGGCCTGACGCTTGCGGAAGCACAGGCCATCATCCCCCGCATCAACGCCGGCGATCACGGCATCACGCTGGTGATGAGCCATCTGGTTTCGGCCGAGCAGCTCAACAGCCCGGTGAACGCCAAGCAACTCGCGGCCTTCCGCGGCATCGCCAGCGAATTCTCCGGCGTGCCGGCGGCGCTCGCCAATTCGTCCGGCGTCTTCCTCGGCGCGCCCTTCCAGTTCGACATGGTGCGGCCGGGCGCCGCGCTCTACGGCGTCAACCCGACGCCGGAGGCCGACAATCCGATGCAGCCGGTGGTCGATCTCAAGGCCCGCATCGTGCAGATCCGCAATATCGAGCGCGGCGAGAGCGTCGGCTATGGCGGCACCTGGACCGCACGGCGGCCGACGAAACTCGCGATCATCGCGGTCGGCTATGCCGACGGCTATTTCCGCGCCGCAAGCTCCAACGACGGCACCCGCGGCGCTGAGGTCATCGTCGCCGGCAAGCGCTGTCCGGTCGCCGGCCGCGTCTCGATGGACCTGATCGCGATCGACATCACCGATCTGCCGCCGAACGCGGCGCGGCGCGGCCACATGGTGACGCTGCTCGGCGAGGGCATTACCGTCGACGAACTCGCGCATCATTTCGGAACGATCGGCTACGAGGTGCTGACCAGCCTCGGCCGCCGCTACGCCCGCATCTACAAGGGCGGGAATGTGGTGGAGCCGCTGGCCAGGCCGGCGCCCGCACAGGCGGTCGAGCAGCAGACGGCCGCTCCGCCGCCGGTCGAGCCGCCCGCTAGCCCACCGCCGCTGCCGGGCTGA
- a CDS encoding alpha/beta hydrolase — protein MNGKPTIVFCHGIWADGSCFSKVIPALQADGHEVIAVQYGLDSYEEDLATVKRTLNRVGSPVLLVGHSYGGATITGAGTDERVVGLVYIAAVAPDVGETVQDQLDKYPSDIFSRVEVADGRAWMLPSGTEFFAGDLSEADQKLVWATHYAPVYDLFQQQKLSADKVAWRSKPSWYVLATKDHTVHPDLQRWVSKRMGATVTEVASSHVPMLSQPGVVIDVIRKAVAAVQKG, from the coding sequence ATGAACGGCAAACCAACGATCGTTTTCTGCCACGGCATTTGGGCCGATGGCTCGTGCTTCAGTAAGGTCATCCCTGCATTGCAGGCCGATGGGCACGAGGTGATTGCCGTTCAATATGGTTTGGACTCTTACGAGGAGGATCTGGCGACGGTTAAGCGCACGCTCAATCGTGTCGGCAGCCCGGTCCTCCTCGTCGGTCATTCTTACGGCGGGGCAACGATTACAGGCGCAGGCACGGATGAGCGCGTGGTTGGGCTGGTGTACATTGCAGCGGTGGCTCCGGATGTTGGCGAAACCGTACAGGATCAGCTCGACAAATATCCGTCGGACATTTTCTCTCGCGTCGAGGTGGCGGATGGGCGTGCCTGGATGCTTCCGAGCGGCACCGAGTTCTTCGCAGGTGACCTCTCCGAGGCAGACCAGAAGCTGGTTTGGGCCACACATTATGCGCCCGTCTACGACCTGTTCCAGCAGCAAAAGCTCAGCGCGGACAAGGTCGCGTGGAGATCGAAGCCAAGCTGGTACGTGCTGGCCACGAAAGACCACACTGTGCATCCCGATCTGCAACGTTGGGTCTCGAAGCGCATGGGAGCGACAGTGACCGAGGTCGCGAGCAGTCACGTCCCAATGCTGTCCCAGCCTGGCGTGGTGATCGACGTCATACGCAAGGCCGTGGCCGCCGTTCAAAAAGGCTGA
- a CDS encoding cyclopropane-fatty-acyl-phospholipid synthase family protein codes for MDRLLRQFLSQFIRRGSMTVTTAKGAKFTVGDGSGEPVAVRFVTVDAERRILVNPELGLGEAYMDGEFVVEHGTVADALAILLDQPELLPHWAKPWWHLRYLVRHLKQFNPRPRSRSNVAHHYDLDARLYSLFLDADKQYSCAYFETPESTLDDAQLAKKRHVAAKLLVKDGQRVLDIGSGWGGLGLYLAEIAGADVTGVTLSTEQLQIANARAAEKGLTRSAKFLLQDYRDIAGPFDRIVSVGMLEHVGARFYDTYFQRCAELLDKDGVMLLHSIGRSQGPDSTNPWIAKYIFPGGYIPALSEVLPAMERAGLLICDIEILRLHYAETLKAWRERFMARREEAVQLYDERFALMWEFYLAASEMTFRKQDMMNFQIQLTRRQGVVPMTRNYIAREEARLRAVEAGAKPRLKLAGE; via the coding sequence ATGGATCGATTGCTGCGTCAATTCCTGTCTCAATTCATCCGCCGCGGGTCGATGACGGTGACCACGGCGAAGGGCGCGAAGTTCACCGTCGGCGACGGCTCGGGCGAACCGGTCGCAGTCCGCTTCGTCACCGTGGACGCAGAACGAAGGATCCTCGTCAATCCCGAGCTCGGGCTTGGCGAGGCCTACATGGACGGCGAGTTCGTCGTCGAGCACGGCACCGTAGCTGATGCCCTCGCGATCCTGCTCGATCAACCCGAGCTATTGCCGCACTGGGCAAAACCCTGGTGGCACCTGCGCTATCTGGTGCGGCACCTGAAGCAGTTCAATCCGCGCCCGCGCTCCCGCAGCAACGTCGCACACCATTACGATCTCGATGCAAGGCTCTATTCGCTCTTTCTCGACGCCGACAAGCAATACAGCTGCGCCTATTTCGAGACGCCGGAGAGCACGCTCGACGATGCGCAGCTCGCCAAGAAACGGCACGTTGCCGCAAAGCTGCTCGTCAAGGACGGCCAGCGCGTCCTCGACATCGGCTCGGGCTGGGGCGGACTTGGGCTCTATCTCGCCGAGATCGCAGGTGCTGACGTCACTGGCGTCACGTTATCGACCGAGCAGTTGCAGATCGCCAATGCGCGCGCAGCCGAAAAGGGCCTGACCAGATCCGCCAAATTCCTGCTTCAGGACTATCGCGACATCGCCGGCCCGTTCGACCGCATCGTCTCAGTCGGCATGTTGGAGCATGTCGGCGCGCGCTTCTACGACACCTACTTCCAGCGCTGCGCCGAGCTGCTGGACAAGGACGGCGTCATGTTGCTGCACTCGATCGGCCGTTCGCAGGGCCCGGACTCCACTAATCCGTGGATCGCCAAATACATATTTCCCGGCGGCTACATCCCTGCTCTCTCGGAGGTGCTGCCGGCGATGGAGCGGGCCGGCCTGCTGATCTGCGACATCGAGATACTGCGCCTGCATTACGCCGAAACGCTGAAGGCATGGCGCGAGCGCTTCATGGCGCGGCGCGAAGAAGCCGTGCAGCTGTATGACGAGCGCTTCGCGCTGATGTGGGAATTTTACCTGGCAGCCAGCGAGATGACGTTCCGCAAGCAGGATATGATGAACTTCCAGATTCAACTCACCCGGCGTCAGGGCGTCGTGCCGATGACGCGCAACTACATCGCGCGTGAAGAAGCCCGGCTGCGGGCCGTCGAAGCCGGCGCCAAGCCGAGACTGAAGCTGGCTGGTGAATAA
- a CDS encoding GFA family protein, giving the protein MPIEGSCHCGETVFEVTEAPSSVTRCTCSLCAKRGALWAYYTPAQFRLLSPAENVATYLWGSRTVKHHFCASCGCGTYSESPDWSTGKPDFDNPRVGVNARLFDEFDLEAVPVTMIDGKNLW; this is encoded by the coding sequence ATGCCGATCGAGGGAAGCTGTCATTGCGGTGAGACGGTGTTCGAGGTGACGGAGGCGCCCTCGAGCGTGACCCGCTGCACCTGCTCGCTCTGCGCCAAGCGCGGCGCGTTGTGGGCCTATTACACGCCGGCGCAGTTTCGGCTGCTGTCGCCCGCGGAGAACGTCGCGACCTATCTCTGGGGCAGCCGCACGGTCAAACACCATTTCTGCGCAAGCTGCGGCTGCGGTACTTATTCGGAGTCGCCCGACTGGTCGACCGGCAAGCCCGATTTCGACAATCCCAGGGTCGGCGTCAACGCGCGCCTGTTCGACGAGTTCGATCTCGAGGCCGTGCCGGTGACTATGATCGACGGCAAGAATCTGTGGTGA
- a CDS encoding replicative DNA helicase has protein sequence MALTDSNVLKLAPEAGTPAYRSAPHNIEAEQSLLGAILVNNDAFYRVSDFLEPKHYFEPLHQTIFETASSLIRMGKIATPVTLKTFLPADTDIGGMTIGQYLARLAAEATTIINAQDYGRTIYDLALRRDLIGIGEDMVNVAYDAPVDFAPRAQIEDAERRLYELAESGRYDGGFQKFSQALTLAVDLAAKAFQRDGKLSGISTGLRDLDTKMGGLQHSDLIIVAGRPGMGKTSLATNIAYNVARAYVPELQADGTMKAAHGGVIGFFSCEMSADQLATRIVAERTGIPSSSIRRGGISEADFEKIREVSIELQSLPFYVDETGGLSIAQLMARARRLKRQKGLDLIVIDYIQLLSGSGKRSENRVQEITEITTSLKALAKELSVPVIALSQLSRQVESRDDKRPQLSDLRESGSIEQDADVVLFVYREEYYLGNKEPRPGTPEHEKWRLDMDLAHGKAEVIIGKQRHGPTGTVDLAFEASITRFGDLAPDSQVPDRSGNDY, from the coding sequence ATGGCCCTGACTGATTCGAACGTTCTCAAACTCGCGCCCGAAGCCGGAACTCCCGCTTATCGGAGCGCGCCGCATAATATCGAGGCGGAACAGAGCCTGCTGGGCGCGATCCTGGTCAACAACGACGCGTTTTACCGCGTCTCCGACTTCCTGGAGCCGAAGCATTACTTCGAGCCGCTGCACCAGACCATCTTCGAGACCGCCTCGAGCCTGATCCGGATGGGCAAGATCGCGACGCCCGTCACGCTGAAGACCTTCCTGCCCGCCGACACCGACATCGGCGGCATGACCATCGGGCAATATCTGGCGCGCCTCGCTGCCGAAGCGACCACGATCATCAATGCGCAGGATTATGGGCGCACCATCTACGATCTGGCATTGCGACGCGACCTGATCGGCATCGGCGAGGACATGGTCAATGTCGCCTATGATGCCCCGGTCGACTTCGCGCCGCGGGCGCAGATTGAGGACGCCGAGCGCCGCCTCTACGAACTCGCCGAATCCGGTCGCTATGACGGTGGCTTCCAGAAATTTTCGCAGGCGCTGACGCTTGCGGTCGATCTGGCCGCGAAAGCGTTCCAGCGCGACGGAAAGCTGTCGGGCATCTCGACCGGCCTGCGCGACCTCGACACCAAGATGGGTGGGTTGCAGCACTCCGACCTCATCATCGTCGCCGGCCGTCCCGGCATGGGCAAGACCTCGCTTGCAACCAACATCGCCTACAACGTCGCCCGCGCCTACGTTCCAGAACTCCAGGCCGACGGCACCATGAAGGCCGCCCATGGCGGCGTCATCGGCTTCTTCTCCTGCGAAATGTCGGCCGACCAGCTCGCCACGCGTATCGTGGCCGAGCGCACCGGCATCCCCTCCTCCTCGATCCGCCGCGGCGGCATCTCGGAGGCCGATTTCGAGAAGATCCGCGAGGTCTCGATCGAGCTGCAGTCGCTGCCCTTCTATGTCGACGAGACCGGCGGTCTCTCCATTGCCCAGCTGATGGCGCGCGCCCGCCGGCTGAAGCGGCAGAAGGGCCTCGACCTCATCGTCATCGACTACATCCAGCTCTTGTCGGGTTCGGGCAAGCGCAGCGAAAACCGCGTGCAGGAAATCACCGAGATCACGACTAGCCTGAAAGCGCTCGCCAAGGAACTCAGCGTGCCCGTGATTGCGCTCTCGCAGCTCTCGCGCCAGGTCGAGTCGCGTGACGACAAGCGGCCGCAGCTCTCGGATTTGCGCGAATCGGGCTCGATCGAGCAGGACGCCGACGTCGTGCTGTTCGTCTACCGCGAGGAATATTACCTCGGAAACAAGGAGCCGCGCCCGGGCACACCCGAGCACGAAAAATGGCGCCTGGACATGGATCTTGCGCATGGCAAGGCCGAAGTCATCATCGGCAAGCAGCGCCACGGACCGACCGGCACCGTCGATCTGGCCTTCGAAGCGTCGATCACGCGGTTCGGCGACCTCGCGCCGGACAGCCAGGTGCCGGACCGCAGCGGCAACGACTACTGA
- a CDS encoding EAL domain-containing protein: protein MRNVDDMTDPDRKQQAAPPRLRSVVRAMIWATVPVLLLVQLLASAGVEASSFWSQIRQLDARIARLAESRAELIAEPLWKMRYDQVTSVLNEIMHDESIAAAAVYDDTGIAIARVVARPVGQAVAEISRPINYSNGNMAVQAGRIAIVYSHAALYADTGSRLVLLLVVGLLATFATLIAMRISANLFIGRPLAAMMSAIQRSKQDGRAYPAEVKSSNEFGQLAHAFNAMQHTTSGALDRLGHMAAHDPLTGLPNRRSLSEHLVTLSHDAGSPDALIALCFIDLDDFKGINDTFGHDSGDKFLVHISERLRGAVEPQDWVARLGGDEFVVIRPEVSNEETAQRFSRHLLDAISEPIRLHDKQVVPRASIGLAVRRAGDPELSHLPALADIALYHAKSKAPGTVAVLDEALQRDYRRRRELELAIPTGFDKGQFEVWYQSQVDLESHDIVGLEALIRWRHPEHGVIGPGEFLPLIERSGNNARLTRYVLTDACRALQHLASAGRPHIRIAINLPPSELADHSFAAELRATCARFDVAASLLELEITEGSLINNMASASETLHRLRRLGATIALDDFGTGYSSLAHLRRFPLDKVKIDKAFISEIPDSAEDKAIVGVIASLAGTLGLTLVAEGIERAEQAQAMREMGVRFGQGFLYHRPQPLEAVLLWLEGRPAHQSRVIEDSPSIAPEFAV, encoded by the coding sequence ATGCGAAACGTTGACGACATGACCGATCCGGATCGCAAGCAGCAGGCGGCGCCGCCGCGCTTGCGCTCGGTCGTCCGCGCGATGATCTGGGCGACAGTACCTGTTCTGTTGCTGGTTCAATTGCTCGCCTCCGCCGGCGTCGAGGCCTCGAGCTTCTGGTCGCAGATCAGGCAGCTCGACGCGCGCATCGCCCGCCTCGCGGAGAGCCGTGCCGAGCTGATCGCCGAACCGCTCTGGAAGATGCGCTACGATCAGGTCACGAGCGTGCTCAACGAGATCATGCACGACGAGAGCATCGCCGCGGCGGCCGTTTACGACGATACCGGAATCGCGATTGCCCGCGTGGTGGCGCGCCCGGTGGGACAGGCGGTCGCGGAGATCTCGCGTCCGATCAACTACAGCAACGGCAACATGGCGGTCCAGGCCGGCCGCATCGCGATCGTATATTCGCATGCGGCGCTCTACGCGGACACGGGCAGCCGTCTGGTGCTGCTGCTGGTCGTCGGCCTGTTGGCAACGTTTGCGACCCTGATCGCCATGCGGATCTCCGCCAACCTCTTCATCGGCAGGCCGCTGGCGGCGATGATGTCCGCGATCCAGCGCAGCAAGCAGGACGGCCGCGCCTATCCGGCGGAGGTCAAATCCTCGAACGAGTTCGGTCAGCTCGCGCATGCCTTCAACGCCATGCAGCACACGACGTCGGGTGCGCTCGACCGGCTCGGCCACATGGCCGCGCACGATCCGCTCACGGGGCTGCCCAATCGCCGTTCGCTCTCAGAGCACCTCGTGACCCTGAGTCACGATGCCGGCTCACCGGACGCGCTGATCGCACTCTGCTTCATCGATCTCGACGACTTCAAGGGCATCAACGACACCTTTGGCCATGACTCCGGCGACAAGTTCCTGGTGCACATTTCCGAGCGCCTTCGTGGTGCGGTCGAACCGCAAGATTGGGTAGCTCGGCTCGGCGGCGATGAATTCGTCGTCATTCGACCCGAGGTCAGCAACGAGGAGACCGCGCAGAGGTTTTCGCGCCACTTGCTGGATGCGATTTCCGAGCCGATCCGACTTCACGACAAGCAAGTCGTGCCGCGTGCCAGCATCGGCCTTGCCGTGCGCCGTGCCGGAGATCCCGAGCTTTCGCACCTGCCGGCGCTCGCCGACATCGCGCTCTACCATGCCAAGAGCAAGGCGCCCGGCACGGTCGCGGTGCTGGACGAAGCGCTTCAGCGCGACTATCGCCGCCGCCGGGAGCTCGAACTTGCCATTCCCACAGGCTTCGACAAAGGGCAATTCGAGGTCTGGTATCAAAGTCAGGTCGATCTCGAAAGCCACGACATCGTTGGCCTGGAAGCGCTAATCCGCTGGCGCCATCCGGAACATGGCGTGATCGGTCCGGGCGAATTCTTGCCGCTGATCGAGCGCAGCGGCAACAATGCGCGGCTGACGCGCTATGTGCTCACCGACGCCTGCCGCGCGCTGCAACATCTGGCTTCGGCCGGCAGGCCGCATATCCGGATTGCGATCAATCTGCCGCCGTCCGAGCTCGCCGACCATTCGTTCGCCGCCGAGCTGCGCGCGACCTGCGCGCGCTTCGACGTGGCGGCATCATTGCTGGAGCTCGAGATCACCGAGGGGTCGCTGATCAACAACATGGCCAGCGCATCCGAGACGCTGCACCGCCTGCGGCGCCTGGGTGCCACCATCGCGCTCGACGATTTCGGCACGGGCTACAGCTCGCTCGCCCATCTCAGGCGGTTTCCGCTGGACAAGGTCAAGATCGACAAGGCCTTCATCAGCGAGATCCCCGATAGTGCGGAAGACAAGGCGATTGTTGGCGTCATCGCGTCGCTCGCCGGCACGCTGGGCCTCACTTTGGTGGCCGAAGGCATCGAGCGCGCCGAGCAGGCCCAAGCCATGCGCGAGATGGGCGTGAGGTTCGGCCAGGGCTTTCTCTATCATCGGCCGCAGCCACTCGAGGCCGTGTTGCTATGGCTCGAGGGACGGCCGGCCCACCAGAGCCGCGTCATCGAGGATAGCCCGTCGATCGCGCCCGAATTTGCGGTCTGA
- a CDS encoding exodeoxyribonuclease III: protein MKIATFNINNINRRLPNLLAWMRTAKPDVVALQELKASDGEFPAAAIEKAGYGAVWCGQKTWNGVAILARNAEPVLTRDRLPGKPGDHEARYIEAAVRGVIVTSIYLPNGNPQPGPKFDYKLDWFARLKRHAKTLIKQNLPVVLAGDYNVAPDEIDIYPTRSWDKDALIQPKSRAAFASLVAQGWCDAIRELHPEKRIYTFWDYKRNRWPRDAGLRLDHLLLSPALASRLAKAGVDKKVRGEEGASDHAPAWVVLR, encoded by the coding sequence ATGAAGATCGCGACGTTCAACATCAACAACATCAATCGCCGCCTGCCCAATCTGTTGGCATGGATGCGAACGGCGAAGCCCGACGTCGTCGCACTTCAGGAGTTGAAGGCAAGTGATGGCGAATTTCCGGCGGCCGCGATCGAAAAGGCCGGTTACGGCGCAGTGTGGTGTGGACAGAAGACCTGGAACGGCGTCGCCATTCTGGCCCGCAATGCCGAGCCCGTTCTCACCCGCGATCGCTTGCCGGGAAAGCCCGGCGATCACGAAGCCCGCTACATCGAGGCCGCGGTACGCGGTGTCATCGTCACCAGCATCTACCTGCCGAACGGCAATCCGCAGCCGGGACCGAAATTCGACTACAAACTCGACTGGTTCGCGCGGCTCAAGCGCCACGCCAAAACGTTGATCAAGCAGAATCTGCCCGTGGTGCTCGCCGGCGACTACAACGTTGCGCCTGATGAGATCGACATCTATCCGACGCGTTCGTGGGACAAGGATGCCTTGATCCAGCCGAAGAGCCGTGCGGCCTTTGCCTCGCTGGTGGCACAAGGCTGGTGTGACGCGATCCGCGAACTGCACCCGGAAAAGCGCATCTACACCTTCTGGGATTACAAGCGAAACCGCTGGCCGCGTGATGCGGGCCTGCGGCTCGACCATCTCCTGCTCAGCCCTGCCCTCGCCTCACGCCTGGCAAAAGCCGGCGTGGACAAGAAGGTTCGCGGCGAGGAAGGCGCGAGCGATCACGCACCGGCCTGGGTCGTGCTGCGCTAG